In the genome of Pseudomonas protegens, one region contains:
- a CDS encoding aminotransferase class V-fold PLP-dependent enzyme: MLVPSPWRADFPAIAALQRQDQTYLDNAATTQKPQALLDALAHYYANGAANVHRAQHLPGAHATQAFEDSRSKVGQWLNAGDSGHIVFTHGATSALNLLAYGLEHLFDSGDEIVISALEHHANLLPWQQLAARRQLKLIVLPLDADGLLDIEAASQLIGPRTRLLALSQLSNVLGAWQPLSPLLAMAKARGALTVIDGAQGVVHGRHDVQALGCDFYVFSSHKLYGPDGVGVLFGRHEALKGLRHWQFGGEMVQNADYHHASFRPAPLGFEAGTPPIAGVIGLGATLDYLAGLDQQAVSAHEAALHAYLLHGLQARKGIRLLGAPQVALASFVVDGVHNADLAHLLTEQGIAVRAGHHCAMPLMQSLGLAGAIRVSLALYNDSEDLERFFEALDQALELLR, encoded by the coding sequence ATGCTTGTACCCTCCCCCTGGCGCGCCGACTTCCCGGCCATCGCCGCCCTGCAGCGCCAGGACCAGACCTACCTGGACAACGCCGCCACCACGCAAAAACCCCAAGCCCTGCTGGACGCCCTGGCCCACTACTACGCCAATGGCGCGGCCAATGTGCATCGCGCGCAACACCTGCCCGGCGCCCACGCCACCCAGGCCTTCGAGGACAGCCGCAGCAAGGTCGGCCAGTGGCTCAATGCCGGTGACAGCGGGCACATCGTCTTTACCCACGGCGCCACCTCCGCGCTGAACCTGTTGGCCTACGGCCTGGAACACTTATTCGACAGCGGCGATGAAATCGTCATCAGCGCCCTGGAACACCACGCCAACCTGCTGCCCTGGCAGCAACTGGCCGCCCGGCGTCAACTCAAGCTGATCGTCCTGCCGCTGGATGCCGACGGCTTGCTCGATATCGAAGCGGCCAGCCAGCTGATCGGCCCGAGAACCCGGCTGCTGGCGCTGAGCCAGCTGTCCAACGTGCTCGGTGCCTGGCAGCCCTTGAGCCCACTGCTGGCCATGGCCAAGGCCCGGGGTGCACTGACTGTGATCGACGGCGCCCAGGGTGTGGTCCATGGCCGTCATGACGTGCAGGCCCTGGGCTGCGACTTCTATGTGTTCTCCAGCCACAAGCTCTACGGCCCGGACGGGGTCGGCGTGCTGTTTGGCCGCCATGAGGCGCTCAAGGGGCTGCGCCACTGGCAGTTCGGCGGCGAAATGGTCCAGAACGCCGACTACCATCACGCCAGCTTCCGCCCGGCGCCGCTGGGCTTCGAGGCCGGCACCCCGCCGATTGCCGGGGTTATCGGCCTGGGCGCGACCCTGGATTACCTCGCCGGCCTGGATCAACAGGCCGTGAGCGCCCATGAAGCGGCGCTGCACGCCTACCTGCTGCACGGCCTGCAAGCGCGCAAGGGCATCCGCCTGTTGGGCGCACCGCAAGTGGCCCTGGCCAGCTTCGTCGTCGATGGCGTACACAACGCCGACCTGGCCCACCTGCTGACCGAACAAGGCATTGCCGTGCGCGCCGGGCATCACTGCGCCATGCCGCTGATGCAGAGCCTGGGGCTGGCCGGAGCGATCCGCGTGTCCCTGGCGCTGTACAACGACTCCGAGGATCTGGAGCGCTTCTTCGAGGCCCTGGATCAGGCCCTGGAGTTGCTGCGATGA
- a CDS encoding SufE family protein: protein MSLPADAVAALEVFQGAAGWEQRARLLMQWGERLPALDEADKIEANRVLGCESQVWLVAKLHEGRWQFAAASDARLIRGLVALLLARVNGLTAQQLREVDLADWFNQLGLSRQLSPSRSNGLNAVLQRMNELAGPL from the coding sequence ATGAGCCTGCCGGCGGATGCCGTCGCCGCCCTGGAAGTGTTCCAGGGCGCTGCCGGCTGGGAACAGCGGGCGCGCCTGCTGATGCAATGGGGCGAGCGCCTGCCGGCCCTGGACGAAGCGGACAAGATCGAAGCCAATCGGGTGCTGGGTTGTGAAAGCCAGGTCTGGCTGGTGGCAAAGCTGCATGAAGGGCGCTGGCAGTTTGCCGCCGCCAGCGATGCACGGCTGATTCGCGGTTTGGTGGCCTTGCTGCTGGCCCGGGTCAACGGCCTGACGGCGCAGCAGTTGCGGGAAGTGGACCTGGCGGACTGGTTCAATCAACTGGGCCTGTCGCGCCAACTCTCACCATCACGCAGCAACGGCTTGAACGCCGTCTTGCAACGCATGAACGAACTGGCCGGCCCCCTGTAG